One window of the Candidatus Paceibacterota bacterium genome contains the following:
- a CDS encoding quinone-dependent dihydroorotate dehydrogenase gives MLKPIFFLNDPELMHDSMVRVGATLGKYSLGRKLTWLFLGYKHRKLEQDILGIHFKNPIGLSAGFDKNAELTDVLPYVGFGFIEVGSITGEPCTGNPKPRLWRLPKSKSLAVYYGLKNDGCDVISKRLEGKKCKVPLGVNVAMTNSLETIDTHTAINDYTKAFKVMEKVATYITVNISCPNTCGGQPFVTPHKLDYLFDILDEIPTKKPIFIKLSPDLSESELNDLLDVVHKHRIHGIICTNLTKQKENNPLVKDSFVPAVGGLSGKPVEELSNRMLSYIYKREGKRYMLIGLGGVFTAEDAYKKIRLGASLVQLITGMIFEGPQVISEINQGLVKLLDRDGFKSVDEARGVDSC, from the coding sequence GTGTTAAAACCGATTTTCTTTCTCAATGATCCAGAGCTCATGCATGACTCTATGGTAAGGGTGGGGGCGACCTTAGGTAAGTACTCACTTGGCAGGAAACTCACATGGCTTTTTTTGGGATACAAACACAGGAAACTAGAGCAAGACATTTTGGGAATCCATTTCAAAAACCCGATTGGCCTCTCCGCTGGGTTTGATAAGAACGCTGAATTAACCGACGTACTTCCGTATGTCGGTTTTGGTTTTATAGAAGTCGGTTCAATTACCGGGGAGCCGTGTACAGGGAATCCTAAACCTCGACTGTGGAGGTTGCCTAAGTCAAAAAGCTTGGCAGTATACTATGGCTTAAAAAATGATGGGTGTGACGTGATATCAAAGCGTCTAGAGGGGAAGAAGTGCAAGGTTCCACTTGGAGTTAATGTTGCAATGACTAATTCGTTGGAAACAATCGATACTCATACGGCAATAAATGATTATACAAAAGCCTTTAAGGTGATGGAGAAGGTCGCAACATATATCACCGTTAATATTAGTTGCCCTAACACCTGTGGTGGGCAACCATTTGTCACACCACATAAACTTGATTATCTCTTCGACATTCTCGACGAGATCCCAACCAAAAAACCAATTTTTATAAAGCTCTCACCGGACTTAAGTGAATCAGAATTAAATGACCTCCTGGATGTTGTACATAAACACAGAATCCACGGCATCATTTGTACAAACCTTACAAAACAAAAAGAAAACAACCCACTCGTTAAGGACAGTTTTGTACCAGCGGTTGGTGGGCTAAGTGGAAAGCCGGTAGAAGAGCTTTCTAACCGCATGCTTTCGTATATATACAAGAGAGAAGGGAAGCGATATATGCTCATTGGGTTAGGTGGTGTGTTTACTGCAGAGGATGCATACAAAAAAATCAGACTCGGAGCATCCCTTGTGCAACTCATTACCGGTATGATTTTTGAGGGTCCTCAAGTGATATCAGAAATTAACCAAGGACTCGTGAAGTTACTTGATCGAGATGGGTTTAAGAGTGTCGATGAAGCGAGAGGGGTAGACAGCTGTTAA